One Ooceraea biroi isolate clonal line C1 chromosome 6, Obir_v5.4, whole genome shotgun sequence genomic window carries:
- the LOC105286553 gene encoding zinc finger protein 585B, translated as MSGYRKVNYYELCRLCTSSEGSKMNIFREEGRRRQLQTKIQTYLPIQVMEEDSLPKIVCHECVKKLESFIEFRETVVNAEGMLESYFTSLRFSEDFLKEGKVYVKNTEKERPSTPEDEVLKSIEKVPISAAGQIVNTDQQIQQPVVVSNINASNIQIISGVQARVQQYKCAMQMQPGGMAAAVVEATAETHYTYQQQTSQVSSQQSNEAQNQISDQQNQSPTMQQQMQNQIQNHSQINQPVQSQRTISQQLNQSGQLPQQQNQSEVNQQAQSQISQQLQQLQRQQREFEKQHRQLQHLEKQQVQIVTQQEFSVKQETPVVHQNDNNIVLKTEADLEPNQQIIHKIQSETQQKDESSNPGVQTYTTVQTPEVFLNLGFKESPLTTPIVRDDAKDFKEFTKPTEEGMSRNSIEQIREFLRLRSGPEPTSLITVNPQVLSQATRNNICRDCGKCFSSLNQMNNHNCNNVETLINESSDTGGKDDPLQTNVNSFSCDICSKPFKRKEHLFQHRKLHTGERPYVCTTCAKAFSRKEHLVRHSVSHTGQKMHECEMCGKSFSRKDNLHKHRKTHGVSGPYICETCGKSFVVKHYYVMHLATHATTVTDGVNCPDPLPYKCDICHKAFSVKQYLTTHKLRHRSKNNNSSAQNTLTEHQQQSQQVDTTSNVNVVTSNIGNVGNLNNSNGQSSNESTVEMQSVIERNEHANGSFPNNPYHANMQDFQ; from the exons atgtcCGGATACCGCAAAGTCAACTACTACGAACTGTGCAGACTGTGTACTAGTAGCGAGGGCAGCAAAATGAACATATTCCGCGAGGAGGGACGTAGACGACAATTGCAGACGAAAATACAGACGTATCTGCCGATACAG GTTATGGAAGAGGATTCGTTACCAAAAATTGTATGTCACGAGTGTGTCAAAAAGCTGGAAAGCTTTATAGAATTTCGAGAAACTGTAGTAAATGCCGAGGGTATGTTGGAGTCCTATTTTACCTCGCTTCGTTTTTCCGAAGACTTTctgaaagaaggaaaagttTATGTGAAGAATACCGAGAAGGAGAGACCATCTACACCTGAAGACGAGGTCCTAAAGTCGATAGAAAAAGTGCCAATATCAGCAGCGGGTCAAATAGTAAACACTGATCAACAAATACAGCAACCTGTTGTAGTTAGTAATATAAATGCGTCTAACATACAAATCATCAGTGGAGTTCAAGCTAGAGTGCAGCAATACAAATGCGCCATGCAG ATGCAACCAGGTGGCATGGCGGCAGCTGTAGTCGAAGCTACGGCAGAGACTCACTACACTTATCAACAACAAACGTCTCAAGTATCGTCGCAACAATCAAACGAAGCGCAAAATCAAATCAGTGATCAGCAAAATCAGTCTCCTACGATGCAACAGCAGATGCAAAATCAAATACAAAATCATAGTCAAATAAATCAGCCAGTACAATCCCAAAGGACAATCTCCCAGCAGCTGAATCAGTCGGGCCAGTTACCTCAACAGCAAAATCAAAGCGAAGTTAATCAACAAGCGCAATCGCAGATATCGCAGCAGCTTCAACAATTGCAGAGGCAGCAGCGCGAATTTGAGAAGCAGCACAGGCAACTTCAGCATCTCGAGAAACAGCAGGTGCAAATTGTGACGCAGCAAGAATTTTCTGTGAAGCAGGAGACACCAGTCGTACatcaaaatgataataacATAGTTCTCAAAACTGAAGCGGATTTGGAGCCGAATCAGCAGATCATACACAAGATACAGTCCGAGACTCAACAGAAGGATGAGTCCTCCAATCCAGGTGTACAAACTTACACGACAGTACAAACACCAGAGGTATTTCTGAATTTGGGTTTTAAGGAGAGTCCATTGACGACTCCGATAGTCCGAGATGACGCGAAAGACTTCAAGGAATTTACGAAACCGACCGAGGAAGGTATGTCCCGTAACTCGATCGAGCAGATCAGAGAATTTTTGAGGCTCAGATCAGGACCGGAACCGACTTCTCTGATCACCGTAAATCCGCAAGTGCTCTCGCAGGCCACGAGAAATAACATCTGCCGCGATTGTGGCAAATGTTTTTCCTCGTTAAATCAAATGAATAATCATAACTGTAATAACGTCGAGACTCTCATAAACGAATCGTCAGATACTGGGGGCAAGGATGACCCTCTACAAACCAATGTCAACTCCTTCAGCTGTGACATTTGCAGCAAACCGTTCAAACGGAAAGAACATCTCTTtcaacatcgaaaattgcataCTGGTGAGCGACCGTACGTGTGCACAACGTGTGCAAAAGCGTTCAGTCGTAAGGAACACTTGGTTAGGCACTCGGTGTCTCACACCGGACAAAAGATGCATGAATGTGAAATGTGTGGTAAAAGTTTCTCGCGCAAAGACAATTTGCACAAGCATCGAAAGACACATGGTGTATCTGGTCCTTACATCTGCGAGACTTGCGGCAAATCGTTCGTGGTGAAGCATTATTACGTGATGCATTTAGCTACTCACGCAACAACAGTCACGGACGGTGTAAACTGTCCGGATCCATTGCCGTATAAATGCGACATATGTCACAAAGCATTCTCCGTGAAACAATATCTCACTACGCATAAACTTCGACACAGAtcgaaaaacaataatagTTCTGCGCAAAATACCTTAACTGAGCATCAACAACAATCGCAGCAAGTTGATACTACGAGTAACGTGAACGTAGTGACGAGTAATATCGGTAATGTTGGGAATTTAAATAACAGTAATGGACAATCTAGCAATGAATCGACTGTTGAAATGCAGAGTGTTATTGAACGAAATGAACACGCTAATGGGTCATTTCCTAACAACCCATATCACGCTAATATGCAAGATTTTCAATGA